Within Sphingobium sp. SCG-1, the genomic segment CGCAATCAGGCTATGGTTGCTCGACAGGCTATCAAGTGAAAAAGTAGGCGACAATCACTCGCAATAGCATTGACTGTGCGAATGCCTCTCAATAACAGGCCTCTCTGAAGAGGGGTACTAATGCGTTTAATCGATAAGGGTGCTGTCGCCCATTCAAGCTTCTTGGCGCTGTCTTGCGTCGGCGTCATCATTTCATCCACAGCGATGGCCGCAGAGCCAGCGTCGTCCACTGCCGACGCGGAAACGACTGCTGATACGGCAGGTCGCATCATCGTGAATGGTCAGCGGATGGAGGCTGATCCTGGTCCGAAGATCACTGCGCCGCTCATTAATACGCCACGTTCGATTGTCGTCGTCGACAAGCAGGTCATCAAGGACACCGGGTCGGCTACTCTGGTCGAAGCGCTAAGGACCGTGCCGGGCATCACTTTCGGCGCGGCAGAGGGCGGCAACCCCATTGGTGACCGCCCGTTCATCCGCGGATTTGATAGTCAGGGCAGCACCTATCTGGATGGCGTGCGCGACATCGGCGCGCAAAGCCGCGAAGTCTTTGCTGTCGAGCAGATTCAGATCGTGCGCGGGTCGGATAGCACTCTGGGCGGACGTGGTAGTGCAGGCGGATCGCTTAACATCATTTCGAAGCTCCCTCGGCCGGAGAATTTTGCGGCAGGATCCCTTACGATCGGCAACGCTAACTACAAGCGCATTACGGGCGACGTGAATTATCTGCTCAGCAGCAACATCGCTTTGCGCGTGAACGGCATGTGGCATGACCAGGACGTTGCGGAGCGCGACGCGATTTTTCAGAAGCGCTGGGGTATCGCACCGTCCTTGTCGATCGGCATCAATGGCCCGACGAAGCTCACTCTATCCTATTACCACCTTGATACGGAAGAATTGCCAGACAGTGGCATTGCGTATCGCTATGTCTGCTCTGCCACCGTTTGCAATGCGCCAGCCGGGACCGTCTACTCAGAGCCTGCCGTCGGCACCATCACGACGCTTGGCGGTCAGACCGGCAAGGTCGATCGTGCCAACTTCTACGGGCTGAAAAACCGTGATTTTCGCGATTCGAAAACCGATCAGGCGACGGTGCGGTTCGATCATGATTTCGGCAATGGAATCCGGTTCCGCAACACCTCACGCTACAGCCATACCAGCCAAGCCTATATCCTCACACAACCAGACGATTCTCAAGGCAATGTGATCGGCACCAGCGTCACGGCGGTAGCGACAAATCCCGCGGCGCAAGGTGGTTATGTTTGGCGTCGTTCCAACAGCCGCTTTGGCTACACCGACAGTATGGTCAATCAGACCGATTTATATGGGACGGTCGAGACCGGTGCGCTCAGGCACAGCTTCGCCATCGGCGCGGAGTTTTCGTTCGAGAAGGCGGAGCGTGGCGCGTACATCCTTTCCGACACCCGCACGACGCCGCGCTGTACGGCGCAGGCCATCGCACGCTTTAATTGCACGAGCCTGTTCACCCCTAATCCAAACGATCCATGGGTGAACTACGCGGGGGATGCTGCGGATGCGGCCGTAACGCCAGTGACGCGCGGCGGACCGGAGACCCGTACGATCAACAACGCCAAGACGCAGGCGATCTATGCCTTCGATTCAATATCGATAGGCGAACAGATCGTAGTGAACCTGGGCGCACGCTACGATAGCTTTAAATCCAAGACCACGCTCCCCGTATTCAACGGTGCGCGCACCGCAGTTAAGCGCGACGATGGGATCTTCAACTGGCAAGCGGGGCTGATCTTCAAACCTACTCCGAACACCAGCCTCTACGCATCCTATGCTACGTCGGCCACGCCACCCAACAGCCTGCTTGGCGAGGGGCAGGAGAGCAACGGACTGGGCACCGTCAGCGCCACCAATTCGCCCGCCGCGGTCTTGGCCGCAGCGGACGCCTTGAGAGTCGAGCGCACCAAGTCCTACGAAGTGGGCGCAAAGGCGGACCTGTTCGAAGCCCGCCTGTCCTTGACGGCGGCGGTGTTTCAAACGGAAACCAAGAACGCCCGTGTTACCAGTGATGCCAACACCGTCACTTTTGTTGGCGAGCGGAGGGTCAAGGGCGTGGAACTGGGCTTCAACGGCACTGTCCTGCCGGGCTGGACCGTCAATGGTGGTTACACCTATCTGGATGCGAAGATCGTCAATGGCGGCTTCACCGCATTGACGGCTGCGGCCGTTGGTGCACAAGCGGCACAAACCGTTCTGGTCACCTCACTCAACACCGGAAGGCCGTTCCCCCAAACGGCCAAGCATAGCTTCACCGTCTGGTCGAACTATGAAGTGTTGAAGGGTCTTTCGCTCGGCGGCGGAGCATTTTACACCAGTCGGGTGTTCGGCGGTTATGCTGACAATCGCAGGGCTTCGCAGAACAGCGCAGGGGTCGTGACGGTAACGCCTGCGACCTCTGTCATTTTGCGCTCCGTACCCAGCTACTGGCGCTTTGACGCACGGGTTGGATATAAGATCAATGAGCAACTGGACCTTACTGTCAATGTAAACAACCTGACCAACAAGGTGTATTTCAATCAAGCCTATACGTCCCATTATGCCGGGATGGCGCCCGGCCGCACCGCTCTTGCGACGCTCAACTTTAAATATTGATGCCGCGGCTGATGCTTCCCTTCGATGCCGGAACCCGCTTTGCCATCGGCAGGGCGGGGTTCCCGTCGTAACGGGCCTGCGCTGCCCATGGCCACCCCTGATCTCGACAGCCTGAAAGCAATGTCCGCACAGGAGCTTGCGGCACGGCTGACGCATGATCCGCAGGAGCGTTTGCAGATCATCCGCATTGCGGCAGAAGGCGGTCTTGCCGAGGCGCAACTGATCTACGGCCAGATGCTGCTCGACGGTATCGAGCTGCCGGCAGACCCGGTCGCCGCGGTATCGTGGTTCAATCGCGCCG encodes:
- a CDS encoding TonB-dependent receptor, with protein sequence MRLIDKGAVAHSSFLALSCVGVIISSTAMAAEPASSTADAETTADTAGRIIVNGQRMEADPGPKITAPLINTPRSIVVVDKQVIKDTGSATLVEALRTVPGITFGAAEGGNPIGDRPFIRGFDSQGSTYLDGVRDIGAQSREVFAVEQIQIVRGSDSTLGGRGSAGGSLNIISKLPRPENFAAGSLTIGNANYKRITGDVNYLLSSNIALRVNGMWHDQDVAERDAIFQKRWGIAPSLSIGINGPTKLTLSYYHLDTEELPDSGIAYRYVCSATVCNAPAGTVYSEPAVGTITTLGGQTGKVDRANFYGLKNRDFRDSKTDQATVRFDHDFGNGIRFRNTSRYSHTSQAYILTQPDDSQGNVIGTSVTAVATNPAAQGGYVWRRSNSRFGYTDSMVNQTDLYGTVETGALRHSFAIGAEFSFEKAERGAYILSDTRTTPRCTAQAIARFNCTSLFTPNPNDPWVNYAGDAADAAVTPVTRGGPETRTINNAKTQAIYAFDSISIGEQIVVNLGARYDSFKSKTTLPVFNGARTAVKRDDGIFNWQAGLIFKPTPNTSLYASYATSATPPNSLLGEGQESNGLGTVSATNSPAAVLAAADALRVERTKSYEVGAKADLFEARLSLTAAVFQTETKNARVTSDANTVTFVGERRVKGVELGFNGTVLPGWTVNGGYTYLDAKIVNGGFTALTAAAVGAQAAQTVLVTSLNTGRPFPQTAKHSFTVWSNYEVLKGLSLGGGAFYTSRVFGGYADNRRASQNSAGVVTVTPATSVILRSVPSYWRFDARVGYKINEQLDLTVNVNNLTNKVYFNQAYTSHYAGMAPGRTALATLNFKY